A window from Actinomycetospora corticicola encodes these proteins:
- a CDS encoding inositol-3-phosphate synthase has translation MSDEQRKVGVAVVGVGGAVATTAIAGIELLKIGACGYEGLPFADVTSLVPYTSLTFGGWDLDGDDLAKAAHLHGVLEPRVVEAAGAGLAAVAPWPAVADPEYCRNAVGANVIPISSVRGRVDHVRSDIERFRAAEGLDRVVVVNLASTERWPDLTLPALQTPEAFEAAIDADDPVISPSMVYAYAAITSDSPYVNFTPSASADIPALLELAHQRGVPVSGKDGKTGQTMMKTVLAPAFRSRSLHVDGWYSTNILGNRDGQILEDADSLSSKLQTKGTVLDQCLGYEVEDHVVRIDYYRPRGDQKEAWDNIDLTGFLGQRMQVKVDFLCRDSILAAPLVLELARLVDEAARRGEGGAQEQLGYFFKQPITRDGGEPEHALYRQEQVLRAWLDH, from the coding sequence GTGTCGGACGAGCAGCGCAAGGTCGGGGTGGCCGTCGTCGGGGTCGGGGGCGCGGTCGCCACCACGGCCATCGCCGGGATCGAGCTCCTGAAGATCGGGGCGTGCGGCTACGAGGGCCTGCCGTTCGCCGACGTCACCTCGCTCGTGCCCTACACGTCGTTGACGTTCGGGGGCTGGGACCTCGACGGGGACGACCTGGCCAAGGCCGCCCACCTGCACGGGGTGCTCGAGCCCCGGGTGGTGGAGGCGGCGGGGGCGGGACTCGCGGCGGTGGCCCCGTGGCCGGCGGTCGCCGACCCGGAGTACTGCCGCAACGCCGTCGGGGCGAACGTCATCCCGATCTCGTCGGTCCGCGGACGCGTCGACCACGTCCGGTCGGACATCGAGCGCTTCCGCGCGGCTGAGGGCCTCGACCGCGTCGTCGTGGTCAACCTCGCCTCGACCGAGCGCTGGCCGGACCTCACGCTGCCCGCGTTGCAGACGCCGGAGGCCTTCGAGGCGGCCATCGACGCCGACGACCCGGTGATCAGCCCGAGCATGGTCTACGCCTACGCGGCGATCACCTCGGACTCGCCGTACGTCAACTTCACGCCGAGCGCCTCGGCGGACATCCCGGCCCTGCTCGAGCTGGCCCACCAGCGCGGCGTCCCGGTCTCGGGCAAGGACGGCAAGACCGGCCAGACGATGATGAAGACGGTCCTCGCGCCCGCCTTCCGGTCGCGGTCGCTGCACGTGGACGGCTGGTACTCGACCAACATCCTCGGCAACCGCGACGGCCAGATCCTCGAGGACGCCGACTCGCTGTCGAGCAAGCTGCAGACCAAGGGCACGGTGCTCGACCAGTGTCTCGGCTACGAGGTCGAGGACCACGTCGTCCGGATCGACTACTACCGGCCGCGCGGGGACCAGAAGGAGGCCTGGGACAACATCGACCTGACCGGCTTCCTCGGTCAGCGGATGCAGGTCAAGGTCGACTTCCTGTGCCGGGACTCGATCCTCGCGGCACCCCTGGTCCTCGAGCTGGCGCGCCTGGTCGACGAGGCCGCGCGCCGCGGCGAGGGCGGGGCCCAGGAGCAGCTCGGCTACTTCTTCAAGCAGCCCATCACCCGCGACGGGGGCGAGCCCGAGCACGCGTTGTACCGCCAGGAGCAGGTCCTGCGCGCGTGGCTCGACCACTGA
- a CDS encoding NAD-dependent epimerase/dehydratase family protein — MHLLVLGGGGFLGRHVAAAGLHAGHDVTVLSRGGSAPVDGVEALTGDRQGDLSALDGRRFDAVLDTFSDPDAVARTAALLSGAAGAYGYVSGMSVYHPDGPAVPGAGDPVRRPGDADDVLQERSLDKLGAESAVAEHFDGPAPVFRVGIMVGPFDPTDRFTWWPVRLARALAGDADRTVLAPGDPDRVVQYSDARDIAAFVVSALDRRLTGVFDTVGPGRAQPLSAVLDECLSAVGGAPGDVSWAWADEAYLRNGLRDVPEEERPLWFPEDQIPQDAIDSSAAIAAGLRFRPAAETARDVLAQVRSEGRAELAAGLDDDRERALVAGRSEL, encoded by the coding sequence GTGCATCTCCTCGTCCTCGGCGGTGGCGGCTTCCTCGGCCGCCACGTCGCCGCCGCCGGTCTCCACGCCGGCCACGACGTCACCGTGCTCTCGCGCGGCGGCTCCGCCCCGGTCGACGGGGTCGAGGCGCTGACCGGCGACCGGCAGGGTGACCTGTCCGCGCTGGACGGCCGCCGCTTCGACGCCGTCCTCGACACGTTCTCCGACCCCGACGCCGTGGCCCGCACCGCCGCACTGCTCTCCGGCGCCGCCGGGGCCTACGGCTACGTGTCCGGGATGAGCGTGTACCACCCCGACGGCCCGGCCGTGCCGGGCGCGGGCGACCCCGTGCGGCGACCCGGGGACGCGGACGACGTGCTGCAGGAGCGGTCGCTGGACAAGCTGGGCGCGGAGTCCGCGGTGGCCGAGCACTTCGACGGGCCGGCCCCGGTGTTCCGGGTGGGGATCATGGTCGGCCCGTTCGACCCCACCGACCGGTTCACCTGGTGGCCGGTCCGCCTGGCCCGGGCGCTCGCCGGGGACGCCGACCGGACCGTCCTCGCGCCGGGCGACCCGGACCGCGTCGTCCAGTACAGCGACGCGCGGGACATCGCCGCCTTCGTGGTGTCCGCGCTCGACCGCCGGCTGACCGGGGTGTTCGACACCGTGGGGCCGGGGCGGGCGCAGCCCCTGTCGGCGGTGCTCGACGAGTGCCTGAGCGCGGTGGGTGGCGCACCGGGCGACGTCTCGTGGGCGTGGGCGGACGAGGCGTATCTCCGGAACGGGCTGCGCGACGTCCCCGAGGAGGAGCGGCCCCTGTGGTTCCCCGAGGACCAGATCCCCCAGGACGCGATCGACTCCTCCGCCGCGATCGCCGCGGGCCTCCGGTTCCGGCCCGCCGCCGAGACCGCCCGCGACGTCCTCGCGCAGGTCCGCTCCGAGGGGCGCGCCGAGCTGGCGGCGGGTCTGGACGACGACCGGGAGCGGGCGCTCGTGGCGGGGCGGTCGGAGCTCTAG
- a CDS encoding winged helix-turn-helix domain-containing protein — MGAAAARRAALAAQGLDAPPRPGSPNRGGLTRLVRHLGLLQLDSVNVAVRAHYAPVFARLGSYDRDVLDALAWPQTAADRRRRAFVEFWAHEASLVPVEDWPLLRWRMRDNTARTSRWLGNAMDHRPDILDAVHDAVAAHGPLEAREVEAVLGDGGERRARAHGGWWHRSDVKVACEHLFATGVLTTGTRRGFRRAYAVSEDVIPPEVFARHPDRAESMRALTLRAAAAHGVATEPDLRDHYRLPPAESRVAVTELVDAGELEEVEVAGWGAPAYRLPGTRVPRRVTGRALLAPFDPLIWFRPRTERMFDFTYRIGIYTPAEQRTHGYYVFPFLLDGQLVGRVDLKTDRAAGVLRVPAAFAEPECAERGAGESRVAAELAGALRDMADWLGVGDVVVEGGPLAPALSRALVHPATQPA; from the coding sequence ATGGGCGCGGCGGCGGCGCGACGGGCGGCGCTGGCGGCCCAGGGGCTCGACGCCCCACCGCGCCCGGGGTCACCGAACCGGGGCGGGCTCACCCGCCTCGTCCGCCACCTCGGGCTGCTCCAGCTCGACTCGGTGAACGTCGCCGTCCGCGCGCACTACGCGCCGGTGTTCGCCCGGCTCGGGAGCTACGACCGGGACGTGCTCGACGCGCTCGCCTGGCCGCAGACGGCGGCCGACCGCCGGCGGCGCGCGTTCGTCGAGTTCTGGGCGCACGAGGCGAGCCTGGTCCCGGTGGAGGACTGGCCGTTGCTGCGGTGGCGGATGCGTGACAACACCGCGCGCACCAGTCGCTGGCTCGGCAACGCCATGGACCACCGGCCCGACATCCTCGACGCCGTGCACGACGCGGTCGCCGCGCACGGCCCGCTCGAGGCGCGCGAGGTCGAGGCGGTCCTCGGCGACGGCGGGGAGCGCCGCGCCCGCGCCCACGGCGGCTGGTGGCACCGCTCCGACGTCAAGGTCGCCTGCGAGCACCTCTTCGCCACCGGGGTCCTGACGACGGGGACGCGGCGCGGCTTCCGCCGCGCCTACGCGGTGAGCGAGGACGTCATCCCGCCCGAGGTGTTCGCCCGGCACCCCGACCGGGCGGAGTCGATGCGGGCGCTCACCCTGCGCGCGGCGGCGGCGCACGGGGTGGCCACGGAGCCCGACCTGCGCGACCACTACCGGCTCCCGCCCGCGGAGAGCCGCGTGGCCGTCACGGAGCTGGTCGACGCGGGGGAGCTGGAGGAGGTCGAGGTCGCCGGGTGGGGGGCGCCCGCCTACCGGCTGCCGGGCACGCGAGTGCCCCGTCGGGTCACGGGGCGGGCGCTGCTGGCTCCGTTCGACCCGCTCATCTGGTTCCGGCCCCGCACCGAGCGCATGTTCGACTTCACCTACCGGATCGGGATCTACACGCCCGCCGAGCAGCGCACGCACGGCTATTACGTCTTCCCGTTCCTGCTCGACGGGCAGCTGGTGGGCCGGGTCGACCTGAAGACCGACCGGGCGGCGGGCGTCCTGCGCGTCCCCGCCGCGTTCGCCGAGCCGGAGTGCGCCGAGCGCGGCGCGGGCGAGTCCCGCGTGGCGGCGGAGCTCGCGGGCGCCCTGCGCGACATGGCCGACTGGCTCGGGGTGGGCGACGTCGTCGTGGAGGGCGGGCCGCTCGCCCCGGCGCTGAGCCGGGCGCTGGTCCACCCGGCGACGCAACCCGCCTAG
- a CDS encoding beta-class carbonic anhydrase produces the protein MSVTDDLLEANAKYAETFAEAELSPVPTRHVAVVTCMDARMDIFALLGLGNGEAHVIRNAGGVVTDDVIRSLAISQRKLQSREVVLIHHTACGMATFGDDEFKAELEQETGLKPAWAVECFSDPYADTRQSLQRVRSSPFLADTTQIRGFVYDVKTGALTEVS, from the coding sequence ATGTCCGTCACCGACGACCTGCTCGAGGCGAACGCGAAGTACGCCGAGACGTTCGCCGAGGCCGAACTGAGCCCCGTGCCCACCCGGCACGTCGCCGTGGTCACCTGCATGGACGCGCGGATGGACATCTTCGCGCTCCTGGGGCTGGGGAACGGCGAGGCGCACGTCATCCGCAACGCGGGTGGCGTCGTGACCGACGACGTCATCCGCTCGCTCGCGATCAGCCAGCGCAAGCTGCAGAGCCGCGAGGTCGTCCTCATCCACCACACCGCCTGCGGCATGGCGACCTTCGGTGACGACGAGTTCAAGGCGGAGCTGGAGCAGGAGACCGGTCTCAAGCCGGCCTGGGCGGTGGAGTGCTTCTCCGACCCGTACGCGGACACGCGGCAGTCCCTGCAGCGCGTGCGGTCCAGCCCGTTCCTCGCCGACACCACGCAGATCCGCGGGTTCGTCTACGACGTGAAGACCGGCGCGCTCACCGAGGTCTCCTGA
- a CDS encoding GNAT family N-acetyltransferase: MAIAHVRPATPDDAAAVTAVQREVWTTAWAGFLPTSLTEGFDSDAVTAAWERSVDGLLVATEGDTVAGFALAGPASPDDLTDAVGSVPDDAASVGLVATLLVSPRWGRRGHGGRLLVTAAEALRTAGATRGVTWVPERDAASRAFYARAGWEPDGTVRTLDAGGRPLREVRLGGALDLEFAVRPTAEDLGLPLL; this comes from the coding sequence ATGGCCATCGCGCACGTCCGCCCGGCGACCCCCGACGACGCCGCCGCCGTGACGGCGGTGCAGCGGGAGGTGTGGACGACGGCCTGGGCGGGCTTCCTCCCCACCTCGCTCACCGAGGGCTTCGACTCCGACGCCGTGACGGCCGCGTGGGAGCGTTCGGTCGACGGTCTGCTCGTGGCCACCGAGGGCGACACCGTCGCGGGCTTCGCCCTCGCGGGGCCGGCGTCGCCCGACGACCTGACCGACGCCGTGGGTTCCGTCCCCGACGACGCGGCGTCGGTGGGCCTCGTCGCGACGCTGCTCGTGTCGCCCCGCTGGGGCCGGCGGGGCCACGGCGGGCGGCTGCTGGTGACGGCCGCCGAGGCGCTCCGGACCGCCGGGGCCACACGCGGGGTCACCTGGGTGCCGGAGCGGGACGCGGCGTCGCGGGCGTTCTACGCGCGGGCCGGGTGGGAGCCGGACGGCACCGTGCGCACGCTCGACGCCGGCGGACGCCCCCTGCGCGAGGTGCGGCTCGGCGGGGCGCTGGACCTGGAGTTCGCCGTGCGCCCGACCGCGGAGGACCTGGGCCTGCCGCTGCTCTGA
- the dapB gene encoding 4-hydroxy-tetrahydrodipicolinate reductase: MTIRVGVLGSRGRMGSEVCRVVGEADDLELVATVDEGDDIASLSDADAQVVVDFTHPSSVADNVRFLVEHGIHGVVGTSGMTTEVLDDLRTRLDGAAGLGVMVVPNFGIGAVLMMRFAAQAARFYDSVEIVELHHPNKADAPSGTATRTAQLIGEARSAAGLGPGPDATTHDPDHARGATVDGVHVHAVRMAGLVAHQEVLLGSAGETLTIRHDSFDRASFMPGVLLAVRSVVSRPGLTIGLESVLDLD; the protein is encoded by the coding sequence ATGACGATCCGGGTGGGGGTCCTCGGCTCCCGGGGCCGCATGGGGTCCGAGGTCTGCCGGGTCGTCGGGGAGGCGGACGACCTCGAGCTGGTGGCGACCGTCGACGAGGGCGACGACATCGCCTCGCTCTCCGACGCGGACGCCCAGGTCGTCGTCGACTTCACGCACCCGTCGTCGGTCGCCGACAACGTGCGCTTCCTCGTCGAGCACGGCATCCACGGCGTCGTCGGCACCAGCGGCATGACGACGGAGGTGCTCGACGACCTGCGCACGCGGCTCGACGGGGCCGCCGGGCTCGGCGTCATGGTGGTGCCGAACTTCGGGATCGGCGCCGTGCTGATGATGCGCTTCGCGGCGCAGGCGGCCCGGTTCTACGACTCGGTCGAGATCGTCGAGCTGCACCACCCGAACAAGGCCGACGCACCCTCGGGCACCGCGACCCGGACGGCCCAGCTGATCGGCGAGGCCCGGTCGGCGGCGGGACTCGGGCCCGGCCCGGACGCCACGACGCACGACCCCGACCACGCGCGCGGCGCCACCGTCGACGGGGTCCACGTCCATGCGGTGCGGATGGCGGGTCTGGTGGCCCACCAGGAGGTGCTGCTCGGGAGTGCGGGGGAGACCCTGACGATCCGGCACGACTCCTTCGACCGCGCCTCCTTCATGCCGGGCGTGCTGCTGGCGGTCCGCTCCGTCGTGTCGCGCCCGGGCCTGACGATCGGCCTGGAGTCCGTGCTCGACCTCGACTGA
- a CDS encoding insulinase family protein, with amino-acid sequence MARTVLPGGLRVVTEHVAGARSAAVGLWVDIGSRDEPGFDPAARGAAHFLEHLLFKGTARRSAREIAEEIDAVGGDLNAFTSKEHTCFYAHVLDSDLALAVDVVCDVVLGGVMDPADVEVERDVVLSEIAGRDDDPEDLLADDFDDLLLGDHPLGGPVVGSEESVGDMTRDVLARFHGAHYVPSRSVLAVAGNVAHADVLEAVAAAFAHRLSGDPAAAAARPDAPAVVRAPADRLSVREDDTEQAHLMLGVPSIRRGDPRWEAQLVLSTVLGGGTSSRLFQEVRERRGLAYSVYSSATGYSDLGVLNVYVGCAPERLGTAAGVLRTQLAELAEHGITAAELTRAQGQLRGEYVLGLEDTPSRMSWLGRRELDGPAAALDLDEALARVRAVTVDEVAAIASELFATPVTAAVVGPYADVDDLPDEVREVGE; translated from the coding sequence GTGGCACGCACCGTGCTGCCCGGGGGCCTGCGGGTGGTGACCGAGCACGTCGCCGGGGCCCGCTCGGCCGCCGTCGGCCTGTGGGTCGACATCGGGTCGCGCGACGAGCCGGGCTTCGACCCGGCCGCGCGCGGCGCCGCACACTTCCTCGAGCACCTGCTGTTCAAGGGGACCGCGCGGCGCAGTGCGCGCGAGATCGCCGAGGAGATCGACGCGGTCGGGGGAGACCTCAACGCGTTCACCTCCAAGGAGCACACCTGCTTCTACGCGCACGTGCTCGACTCCGACCTCGCGCTCGCGGTCGACGTGGTGTGCGACGTCGTGCTCGGCGGCGTGATGGACCCCGCGGACGTCGAGGTCGAGCGCGACGTGGTGCTGTCCGAGATCGCGGGCCGCGACGACGACCCCGAGGACCTGCTCGCCGACGACTTCGACGACCTGCTGCTGGGCGACCACCCGCTGGGTGGCCCGGTGGTGGGGTCCGAGGAGTCGGTCGGGGACATGACCCGCGACGTGCTCGCCCGCTTCCACGGCGCGCACTACGTGCCGTCGCGCTCGGTCCTGGCCGTGGCCGGCAACGTGGCGCACGCCGACGTGCTGGAGGCGGTCGCCGCCGCGTTCGCCCACCGCCTCTCCGGGGATCCGGCGGCCGCCGCGGCCCGGCCGGACGCCCCCGCCGTCGTCCGGGCCCCCGCGGATCGGCTGTCGGTCCGCGAGGACGACACCGAGCAGGCCCACCTCATGCTGGGCGTGCCGTCGATCCGCCGCGGCGACCCGCGGTGGGAGGCGCAGCTGGTGCTCTCCACCGTGCTCGGCGGCGGTACCAGTTCCCGGCTGTTCCAGGAGGTCCGGGAACGCCGGGGGCTCGCGTACTCGGTGTACTCGTCGGCCACCGGCTACTCCGACCTCGGCGTCCTCAACGTCTACGTCGGGTGCGCCCCCGAGCGGCTCGGCACGGCGGCCGGGGTGCTGCGCACGCAGCTCGCCGAGCTCGCCGAGCACGGGATCACCGCCGCCGAGCTCACACGGGCCCAGGGGCAGTTGCGCGGCGAGTACGTCCTCGGACTGGAGGACACGCCGTCGCGGATGAGCTGGCTCGGCCGCCGGGAGCTCGACGGTCCCGCCGCGGCGCTCGATCTCGACGAGGCGCTGGCCCGGGTGCGCGCGGTGACCGTGGACGAAGTCGCCGCGATCGCCTCGGAGCTGTTCGCCACGCCGGTGACCGCCGCCGTCGTCGGCCCCTACGCTGACGTCGACGATCTTCCCGACGAGGTGCGTGAGGTAGGCGAATGA